From a single Bacillus sp. NEB1478 genomic region:
- the ctaD gene encoding cytochrome c oxidase subunit I: MATHESHKKRSGLMDWLTTVDHKKIGILYLLAGGFFFLIGGLEAVLMRIQLMKPENDLFTGELFNQLLTMHGTTMIFLAAMPMIFAFMNAVIPLQIGARDVAFPYVNAVGFWLFFFGGVLLNLSWFLGGAPEAGWTAYTPLSTSAEDTGVDFYVLGLQIAGAGTLAGGINFLVTIINMRAPGMTFMRMPLFTWASFVTSGLILFAFPALTVGFFLLMFERVFDANFFNPEMGGNILIWEHIFWIFGHPEVYILILPAFGIISEVVSTFSNKRLFGYSAMVFATVLIGFLGFMVWVHHMFTVGLGPVANSIFAVATMAIAIPTGVKIFNWIFTMWGGQIRFTTAMLFAVGFIPTFVMGGVTGVMLAVPAADYQYHDSYFVVAHFHYVIVGGLILGLFSGLYYWYPRMFNRVLNETLGKINFWLFFIGFHLTFFPQHWLGLMGMPRRVFTYMSGQHLDEANFVSTIGALFMGAGTIALLINIIITASSKKVADKDPWDGRTLEWAMPVPTPEYNFAQTPLVRGLDALFVEKMAGNGKMTPAEPVGEIHMPNGSILPFVLSLGMFIAGFALIYANWIIAGVGLGIVLLTMFLRSILDDHGYHIHKEEVEADIKGGRA, from the coding sequence GTGGCAACTCATGAAAGTCACAAAAAGAGAAGTGGGCTAATGGATTGGCTCACAACCGTTGACCATAAGAAGATCGGTATTTTATATCTTCTAGCTGGTGGGTTCTTCTTTCTAATCGGAGGACTTGAAGCTGTATTAATGCGAATTCAATTAATGAAGCCTGAAAATGATTTGTTTACAGGTGAACTGTTTAACCAGTTATTAACGATGCACGGAACAACAATGATATTCCTGGCTGCGATGCCGATGATTTTTGCATTTATGAACGCAGTTATTCCATTGCAAATTGGTGCGCGAGATGTTGCGTTTCCTTATGTAAACGCTGTAGGGTTTTGGTTGTTTTTCTTCGGTGGTGTGCTTCTTAACCTAAGCTGGTTCTTAGGCGGGGCACCTGAAGCAGGATGGACTGCTTATACACCTTTATCAACAAGCGCTGAAGATACTGGAGTGGATTTTTACGTACTGGGTCTTCAAATTGCTGGTGCTGGTACTTTGGCCGGAGGTATTAACTTCTTGGTTACAATTATCAACATGCGAGCTCCGGGTATGACGTTTATGCGTATGCCGTTGTTCACTTGGGCATCATTTGTAACATCTGGACTTATTTTATTCGCTTTCCCAGCTCTTACTGTAGGGTTCTTCCTATTAATGTTCGAGCGAGTATTTGATGCTAATTTCTTTAATCCTGAAATGGGCGGTAACATTTTAATCTGGGAACATATTTTCTGGATTTTCGGACATCCGGAAGTTTATATTCTGATTCTGCCTGCTTTCGGTATTATTTCTGAAGTAGTATCTACATTCTCAAACAAGCGTCTTTTTGGTTACAGTGCGATGGTATTTGCGACTGTGCTAATCGGATTCTTAGGTTTCATGGTTTGGGTCCATCACATGTTTACGGTTGGACTGGGTCCTGTTGCTAACTCTATTTTTGCGGTAGCAACAATGGCAATTGCTATTCCTACTGGTGTAAAAATCTTTAACTGGATTTTCACAATGTGGGGAGGTCAGATTCGTTTTACAACAGCTATGTTATTTGCAGTTGGATTTATCCCGACATTTGTAATGGGTGGGGTAACAGGTGTAATGCTTGCTGTACCAGCGGCTGACTATCAATACCATGACAGTTACTTCGTAGTAGCTCACTTCCATTACGTTATTGTTGGTGGATTAATTTTAGGATTGTTTTCTGGGTTATACTATTGGTACCCAAGAATGTTTAACCGTGTGTTGAATGAAACTCTTGGTAAAATTAACTTTTGGTTATTCTTTATCGGTTTCCATTTAACATTCTTCCCTCAACACTGGTTAGGATTAATGGGAATGCCTAGACGTGTGTTTACATATATGTCTGGACAGCATCTTGATGAAGCTAACTTTGTAAGTACAATTGGTGCACTTTTCATGGGTGCTGGAACAATTGCACTGTTAATTAACATCATTATTACTGCATCGTCTAAAAAAGTTGCAGATAAAGATCCATGGGATGGCCGTACTCTTGAATGGGCAATGCCAGTTCCGACTCCTGAATACAATTTTGCTCAAACACCACTTGTTCGTGGTCTTGATGCACTGTTTGTTGAAAAGATGGCAGGAAACGGTAAGATGACACCTGCAGAACCTGTAGGAGAAATTCATATGCCAAACGGTTCAATTCTTCCTTTCGTTTTATCTTTAGGAATGTTTATCGCAGGGTTTGCTTTAATCTATGCAAACTGGATCATTGCTGGAGTCGGCCTGGGAATCGTGTTATTAACTATGTTCCTTCGTTCAATCCTTGATGATCACGGTTACCATATCCACAAAGAAGAAGTGGAAGCAGACATTAAAGGGGGTAGAGCTTAA
- the coxB gene encoding cytochrome c oxidase subunit II, protein MRKWLHKGRFVSLFAMLALLLMGCGDPTLSTLIPQGEVADKQYQLMLISISIMILVLVVVFVLYAFVLLKFRKKKGDESTPKQVEGNHMLELLWTVIPILLLIILAVPTVMRTFEFSADAKPSSKDELSLKVTGHQYWWEFEYPKEELITSQELVLPANTKVHVELSSADVIHSFWIPSLAGKTDTNPGDKSKNYMWFDTGSKTDVVYKGKCAELCGASHALMDFKVRVVSKEDYKNWVAGFKAADGKSSANANGQQVFEKNCLSCHAVGQNGGNTGPSLNGFGDKDRVAGILEHNKENVKKWIKDPQEVKPGNNMPKLNLSDEEIDAVADYLLGLKLK, encoded by the coding sequence ATGAGAAAATGGCTACACAAAGGGCGATTTGTTTCCTTATTTGCCATGTTGGCTCTTCTTTTGATGGGGTGCGGAGATCCGACATTATCAACGTTAATTCCGCAAGGTGAAGTTGCTGACAAACAGTATCAGTTAATGTTAATTTCCATTAGCATTATGATTTTGGTACTTGTGGTAGTTTTTGTTCTTTATGCATTTGTATTATTAAAATTCAGAAAGAAAAAAGGCGACGAATCAACACCAAAGCAAGTTGAAGGAAACCACATGCTTGAATTACTTTGGACAGTTATTCCAATTCTTCTTTTAATTATCCTGGCAGTACCGACTGTAATGAGAACGTTTGAATTCTCTGCAGATGCTAAGCCAAGCTCAAAAGATGAATTAAGCCTTAAAGTAACTGGACACCAATATTGGTGGGAGTTTGAGTATCCGAAAGAAGAACTTATTACGTCTCAAGAATTAGTATTGCCGGCAAATACGAAAGTACATGTTGAGTTATCATCTGCTGACGTAATTCACTCCTTCTGGATTCCATCTCTAGCAGGTAAAACAGATACAAACCCAGGGGATAAGAGCAAGAACTATATGTGGTTTGATACTGGAAGCAAGACAGATGTTGTCTACAAAGGTAAATGTGCAGAACTTTGTGGTGCATCACATGCTCTAATGGATTTTAAAGTTAGAGTTGTATCTAAAGAAGACTATAAAAACTGGGTTGCAGGCTTTAAAGCTGCAGACGGAAAATCTTCTGCAAATGCTAATGGACAACAAGTTTTTGAAAAGAACTGTTTATCTTGTCACGCAGTTGGACAAAACGGCGGAAACACAGGACCAAGCTTAAATGGATTTGGGGATAAAGATCGTGTTGCTGGCATTTTAGAACATAACAAAGAAAACGTGAAAAAATGGATTAAAGATCCTCAAGAAGTTAAACCGGGCAACAACATGCCAAAACTTAACCTTTCAGATGAGGAAATTGATGCTGTAGCGGATTACTTGTTAGGTCTTAAACTTAAATAG
- the cyoE gene encoding heme o synthase: protein MEPGPLSESNPSGTWKDFLTIAKLGIVFSNLITTFAGFFLAIKYNNVIFSENIGTLILCVLGAALVIAGGCCLNNYIDRDIDQHMERTVKRPTVTGRIPASQVLWVGIIVSAIGTVLLAMTTLTAAVIGLIGLFVYVVVYTMWLKRTHSINTVVGGISGAVPPLIGWAAIDANLHWVAWILFLIMFLWQPPHFLALAMKRCEDYRNAGIPMLPVVSGFGITKRQMIWYVAALIPVSLYLFDFGIIYLVLASVLGIGWLILALSGLKTKDDMKWARMMFVYSLNYLTIMFVAMILVNI, encoded by the coding sequence ATGGAACCCGGTCCTCTTTCTGAATCGAATCCTTCAGGAACATGGAAAGATTTTTTAACCATTGCGAAACTTGGCATTGTTTTTAGTAACTTGATTACGACATTTGCTGGTTTTTTTCTGGCTATCAAATATAATAACGTCATATTTTCTGAAAACATTGGGACGTTAATACTTTGTGTTCTCGGCGCAGCATTAGTTATCGCTGGTGGATGTTGCTTAAATAACTATATTGATAGAGACATTGATCAACATATGGAGAGAACAGTTAAAAGGCCAACTGTAACAGGCAGAATTCCAGCTAGTCAAGTGTTATGGGTAGGTATTATTGTATCAGCGATAGGTACTGTTCTACTGGCAATGACAACCCTTACAGCAGCTGTAATTGGTTTGATCGGTCTATTCGTATATGTTGTTGTTTATACGATGTGGCTGAAACGTACTCATTCAATCAATACAGTCGTTGGAGGAATTTCTGGTGCAGTACCTCCTTTAATTGGCTGGGCAGCAATTGATGCAAATCTTCATTGGGTTGCATGGATTTTATTCCTTATTATGTTTTTATGGCAGCCGCCTCACTTTTTGGCACTTGCGATGAAACGCTGTGAAGATTACCGTAACGCTGGTATACCGATGCTTCCTGTTGTATCAGGATTTGGTATCACTAAGCGCCAGATGATCTGGTATGTTGCTGCGTTGATTCCAGTATCACTTTACCTATTCGATTTTGGAATTATATATTTAGTTCTCGCTTCCGTTTTAGGAATAGGATGGTTAATTTTAGCCCTTTCCGGATTAAAAACGAAAGATGATATGAAGTGGGCACGCATGATGTTTGTTTATTCCTTAAACTATTTAACCATCATGTTTGTTGCTATGATTTTAGTAAACATATAG
- a CDS encoding heme A synthase — translation MNQLKKAYQIYSIITSLGMLLVLLMGAVVTKTDSGDGCGNSWPLCYGQLLPSQPKLETIIEVSHRAVSAWLGILVIVLAIWAWRREPHKKEIKILAGVSVFFIVLQGLLGAAAVIWSQSSAILASHFGFSLVSFASVLLLSILSFEDRDRPFVATVSDSFKKNIYWLFVYMYLVVYTGALVRHTGSAMGCSDDFPLCNGSLLPEISKQAGIHLMHRTAAFILFIWILYSWYHARKHYRDQKVLNKGFQFALLFIFLQAVSGVLIVISKLNLFVALSHGLIISFLFGTLSYIALIVYRKKSS, via the coding sequence GTGAATCAATTGAAAAAAGCATATCAAATCTATTCGATCATCACTTCCCTTGGAATGCTGCTTGTACTGTTAATGGGGGCTGTCGTTACCAAAACAGATTCTGGTGATGGATGCGGTAATTCCTGGCCCCTCTGTTATGGTCAGCTTTTACCCAGTCAGCCAAAATTAGAAACCATCATTGAAGTCAGTCATCGTGCAGTTTCAGCTTGGCTTGGAATATTGGTCATCGTTTTAGCCATTTGGGCTTGGAGAAGAGAGCCGCACAAAAAAGAGATTAAAATACTTGCTGGTGTCTCAGTATTTTTCATTGTATTGCAAGGCCTCTTAGGTGCAGCTGCCGTTATATGGAGCCAATCTTCGGCAATTTTAGCTTCCCACTTCGGATTTTCTCTCGTTTCCTTTGCCAGTGTGCTACTCCTATCTATTCTATCTTTTGAGGATCGGGACAGACCGTTCGTAGCAACAGTTTCCGATTCATTTAAAAAGAACATCTACTGGCTCTTTGTTTATATGTATCTTGTCGTATATACAGGTGCACTTGTAAGGCATACCGGATCAGCCATGGGTTGTTCTGACGACTTCCCGTTGTGTAACGGATCGCTCCTTCCTGAAATCAGTAAACAAGCGGGCATCCATCTAATGCATCGCACAGCTGCTTTCATTCTTTTTATATGGATTTTATATTCGTGGTATCATGCTAGGAAACATTACAGAGATCAAAAAGTATTAAATAAGGGCTTTCAGTTTGCACTCCTTTTCATTTTCCTTCAAGCAGTATCAGGAGTATTGATTGTGATCTCGAAACTTAATTTATTCGTAGCTTTATCACATGGATTAATTATTTCATTTTTATTTGGAACATTATCCTATATTGCATTAATTGTATACCGCAAGAAAAGTTCCTAA
- the pyc gene encoding pyruvate carboxylase, with protein MNRKISKVLVANRGEIAIRIFRACTELNIRTVAIYSKEDTGSYHRYKADEAYLVGEGKKPIDAYLDIEGIIEIAKTNGVDAIHPGYGFLSENKEFAERCREENIIFIGPEERHLDIFGDKVKARQAAIDANIPVIPGSDGPANNLSEVKDFAESNGYPIIIKASMGGGGRGMRIVRSENSLKESYERAKSEAKAAFGKDEVYVEKFIERPKHIEVQILADKEGNIVHLFERDCSVQRRHQKVVEVAPSVSLPDSLRHEICQSAVSLSEHVGYLNAGTVEYLVTEDGKFYFIEVNPRVQVEHTITEMVTGIDIVQSQILIAEGYSLHSDVLGIPEQKDIYCHGYAIQSRVTTEDPANQFMPDTGKIMAYRSGGGFGVRLDAGNGFQGAVITPYYDSLLVKLSTWALNYEQAASKMYRNLKEFRIRGIKTNIAFLENVVTHEKFLSGNYDTSFIDTSSELFVFPKRKDRGTKMLTYIGSTTINGFPGLAKKEKPSFDTPRVPKLKLTEPIPAGTKQLLDNEGPEAVAEWVKNQKKLLLTDTTFRDGHQSLLATRVRTNDLVNIAEPTARLMPDLFSLEMWGGATFDVSYRFLNEDPWERLLKLREKVPNVLFQMLLRASNAVGYKNYPDNVIEEFVKKSAMAGIDVFRIFDSLNWVEGMKVALRAVRESGKLAEAAICYTGDILDSSRPKYDMKYYVNLAKELEQEGAHILAIKDMAGLLKPQAAYDLVSALKDSIDIPIHLHTHDTSGNGIYTYAKAAEAGVDIVDVALSAMAGQTSQPSSNSLLYALTGNDRQPELNIQHANQLSSYWEDIRKYYSGFESGMTSPDPEVYEHEMPGGQFSNLQQQAKAVGLGEKWDQVKQMYRRVNDMFGDVVKVTPSSKVVGDMALYMVQNNLSEDDVYDRGESLDFPDSVVEFFQGHLGQPYQGFPKELQRIILKGREPLNVRPGELLEAADFNDIKETLFHKINRQITSFDALSYALYPKVFLDREKIYAQFGDVSVLDTPTFFYGMTLGEEIEVEIEQGKTLIVKLVSIGEAQNDGSRVLYFELNGQSREIIVIDESAKVSVTARQKFDPSVPGQIGASMPGTVIKVLVEPGEKVKKGDHLMITEAMKMETTVQAPFDGRVKEINVKDGEGISAGDLLIELTK; from the coding sequence ATGAACAGAAAAATCAGCAAAGTCTTAGTAGCAAATCGAGGAGAAATCGCAATCCGGATTTTCAGAGCTTGTACAGAGCTGAACATTCGAACAGTAGCCATCTATTCGAAAGAAGATACCGGTTCCTATCATCGTTATAAAGCGGACGAAGCCTATCTTGTTGGTGAAGGCAAGAAACCAATTGATGCTTATTTAGATATTGAAGGCATAATTGAAATTGCGAAAACAAACGGTGTGGACGCTATTCATCCTGGCTATGGTTTTTTATCTGAAAACAAAGAGTTCGCAGAGCGTTGCCGTGAAGAAAATATTATTTTTATCGGTCCTGAAGAAAGACACTTGGATATTTTCGGAGATAAAGTAAAAGCGAGACAAGCTGCAATTGATGCTAATATTCCTGTTATTCCTGGAAGTGACGGTCCGGCTAACAATCTTTCTGAAGTAAAAGATTTTGCAGAGTCAAACGGGTACCCAATCATCATCAAAGCTTCAATGGGCGGCGGCGGCCGAGGTATGCGGATCGTCAGGAGTGAAAATTCGCTTAAGGAAAGCTATGAAAGAGCTAAATCAGAAGCAAAAGCTGCATTTGGTAAAGATGAAGTGTATGTTGAAAAGTTTATCGAACGGCCAAAGCATATTGAGGTTCAAATATTGGCTGATAAAGAGGGGAATATCGTTCATTTATTTGAACGTGATTGCTCAGTTCAAAGAAGGCATCAAAAAGTTGTGGAAGTTGCACCAAGTGTTTCATTGCCGGATTCTTTGCGTCATGAAATCTGCCAGTCCGCTGTATCCCTTTCTGAACATGTAGGTTACCTGAATGCAGGAACGGTAGAGTATTTAGTAACAGAGGATGGAAAATTTTATTTTATTGAGGTTAATCCAAGAGTACAGGTTGAACATACAATTACTGAGATGGTTACAGGTATTGATATTGTGCAATCTCAAATATTAATTGCAGAAGGTTATTCACTGCATAGCGATGTGCTAGGGATTCCTGAGCAAAAAGATATATATTGCCACGGATATGCAATCCAAAGCCGTGTAACAACAGAAGACCCTGCGAATCAATTCATGCCTGATACAGGAAAAATTATGGCCTACCGTTCTGGCGGCGGTTTTGGAGTACGCTTGGATGCGGGGAATGGTTTCCAAGGGGCTGTTATTACACCTTATTATGATTCACTCCTCGTAAAGCTTTCTACATGGGCATTGAATTATGAACAAGCAGCTTCTAAAATGTATAGAAATCTTAAAGAATTCCGTATTCGCGGAATTAAAACAAATATTGCTTTCTTAGAAAACGTCGTAACACATGAAAAATTCCTCTCGGGGAATTATGATACGTCGTTTATTGATACAAGCAGTGAATTATTTGTGTTTCCTAAACGGAAAGACAGAGGAACAAAAATGCTTACTTATATCGGTTCAACGACAATCAATGGTTTCCCAGGATTAGCAAAAAAGGAAAAGCCATCTTTTGATACTCCGCGTGTTCCGAAACTAAAATTAACTGAGCCTATTCCTGCAGGTACAAAACAGCTCCTCGATAACGAAGGGCCAGAGGCTGTTGCAGAATGGGTAAAAAATCAAAAGAAACTATTGCTAACAGATACAACATTCAGAGACGGGCATCAATCGCTTTTAGCAACACGTGTAAGAACAAATGACTTAGTAAATATTGCAGAGCCTACGGCGCGCCTTATGCCTGATTTGTTCTCATTGGAAATGTGGGGCGGAGCAACTTTTGATGTTTCATACAGGTTCTTGAATGAAGATCCATGGGAACGATTATTGAAGCTTAGAGAGAAAGTTCCGAATGTTCTGTTTCAAATGCTATTAAGAGCTTCAAATGCAGTTGGATACAAAAATTACCCGGACAATGTTATTGAAGAATTCGTTAAAAAATCCGCGATGGCAGGAATTGATGTATTCAGGATCTTTGACAGTTTAAACTGGGTAGAAGGAATGAAAGTAGCGTTAAGAGCTGTCCGTGAATCAGGAAAACTTGCTGAAGCAGCAATCTGCTATACAGGTGACATCCTTGATTCGAGCCGTCCGAAATATGATATGAAGTATTATGTGAATTTAGCAAAAGAGCTCGAACAAGAAGGAGCACATATTCTTGCAATTAAAGATATGGCTGGTTTATTAAAGCCGCAAGCTGCCTATGACTTGGTTTCTGCATTAAAAGATTCTATCGATATTCCTATCCATTTGCACACGCATGATACGAGCGGAAATGGTATATATACGTATGCGAAGGCAGCTGAAGCTGGTGTTGATATCGTAGACGTAGCATTAAGTGCGATGGCTGGTCAAACTTCACAGCCTAGCAGCAACTCGCTTTTATATGCATTAACAGGCAACGATAGACAACCTGAACTCAATATTCAGCATGCTAATCAGCTTTCGTCATATTGGGAGGATATCCGTAAGTATTACTCCGGTTTTGAAAGCGGAATGACATCTCCTGATCCTGAAGTTTACGAACATGAAATGCCAGGCGGCCAATTCAGCAACCTGCAGCAGCAAGCAAAAGCAGTGGGTCTTGGTGAGAAATGGGATCAAGTGAAACAAATGTACCGCAGAGTAAATGATATGTTTGGTGATGTTGTAAAAGTAACGCCATCTTCTAAAGTTGTCGGCGACATGGCATTGTATATGGTCCAAAACAATTTATCGGAAGACGATGTTTATGACAGAGGCGAATCACTAGACTTCCCAGATTCGGTAGTTGAGTTCTTCCAAGGTCATCTTGGTCAGCCTTATCAAGGATTTCCTAAGGAACTTCAGCGAATTATCTTAAAAGGAAGAGAGCCTTTAAATGTACGCCCTGGCGAACTTTTAGAAGCAGCCGATTTTAATGATATTAAGGAAACACTTTTCCATAAAATTAATCGTCAAATCACTAGTTTTGATGCCCTTTCTTACGCTTTATATCCAAAAGTGTTCTTAGATCGGGAAAAAATTTATGCTCAATTTGGAGATGTTTCCGTACTTGATACACCAACATTCTTCTATGGAATGACTTTAGGAGAAGAGATTGAAGTTGAGATCGAACAAGGAAAAACGTTAATTGTGAAGCTTGTTTCAATCGGTGAAGCACAAAATGATGGATCAAGAGTCCTTTATTTTGAACTCAATGGACAATCGCGTGAAATTATTGTGATAGACGAAAGTGCAAAAGTTTCTGTAACAGCAAGACAAAAATTTGACCCTTCAGTTCCGGGGCAGATTGGTGCAAGTATGCCTGGAACTGTAATTAAAGTTCTAGTTGAGCCTGGTGAAAAAGTAAAAAAAGGTGACCATTTAATGATTACAGAAGCCATGAAAATGGAAACGACTGTACAAGCACCTTTTGATGGCAGAGTGAAAGAAATTAATGTAAAAGATGGAGAAGGCATAAGTGCTGGAGACCTGTTGATCGAATTAACAAAATAA
- the ftsW gene encoding putative lipid II flippase FtsW — protein MKIVKKVVRPYDYSLLVAVLLLCSAGLVMIYSASIGVTINKYEYSTNFFFLRQLVFLIVGLFLMYFTMRFNIQIYKKLMMPIVLLSIGMLIAVLLFGREVNNAKSWVYIGPVGIQPAEFIKLSLAMYLAAIYSKKQGKMHDFKKGVIPPLSIFAVMFMLILMQPDLGTGIIVSGVAGVILFCSGIKFKHIFSMIAVALIFAGGLYLRLSDEQLSRFDAAYAPFKDSAGDGYQLVNAYVSMAAGGITGSGLGESIQKYGFLPEPHTDFIIAIIAEELGFVGVFVIICLLAYIVLKGFWIGMQSTDTYSSLLAFGISGMIGIQTVVNLGAAIGLLPITGVPLPFISYGGSSLLLFLMSMGILINISAKVKLNNKVPDRKPNVKEKRLRAIT, from the coding sequence GTGAAGATTGTGAAAAAAGTAGTGCGGCCGTATGACTATTCACTGCTCGTAGCCGTCCTATTGTTATGTAGTGCCGGATTAGTCATGATATATAGTGCGAGTATAGGGGTAACGATTAATAAGTATGAATACAGTACAAATTTTTTCTTCCTCAGACAGCTCGTTTTTTTAATTGTAGGTCTTTTCCTCATGTATTTTACAATGAGATTCAACATCCAAATTTACAAAAAATTGATGATGCCGATCGTGCTTCTTTCGATTGGAATGCTTATTGCGGTTTTGCTTTTCGGAAGGGAAGTTAATAATGCGAAAAGCTGGGTATATATAGGACCAGTCGGTATTCAGCCAGCCGAGTTTATTAAGTTATCACTTGCTATGTATTTAGCAGCGATCTATTCAAAAAAGCAAGGAAAAATGCATGATTTCAAAAAAGGAGTTATTCCTCCATTAAGTATTTTTGCTGTCATGTTTATGTTGATTTTGATGCAGCCCGATTTAGGGACAGGTATTATCGTAAGCGGTGTAGCAGGTGTAATCCTATTTTGTTCTGGTATAAAGTTTAAGCATATCTTTTCTATGATCGCAGTTGCCTTAATATTTGCAGGCGGGCTGTACTTGCGGCTTAGTGATGAGCAGCTATCCCGTTTTGATGCAGCATATGCACCGTTTAAAGATTCAGCTGGAGATGGATATCAGTTAGTTAATGCCTATGTATCAATGGCAGCCGGCGGAATAACAGGGTCAGGCTTAGGTGAAAGTATTCAAAAGTATGGTTTTCTGCCCGAACCGCATACTGACTTTATCATTGCGATCATTGCAGAAGAACTTGGTTTTGTCGGAGTATTTGTAATCATCTGTCTTTTAGCCTATATTGTATTAAAGGGTTTTTGGATTGGAATGCAAAGTACAGATACGTATTCGAGTCTATTAGCTTTTGGTATTTCCGGAATGATAGGAATTCAGACAGTTGTTAACCTTGGAGCTGCAATTGGCTTGCTTCCGATCACAGGAGTACCTTTACCATTTATTTCTTACGGCGGATCATCCCTATTATTATTCTTAATGTCGATGGGGATTTTAATAAATATATCTGCAAAAGTAAAACTGAATAACAAAGTACCTGACAGAAAGCCGAATGTTAAAGAAAAGAGATTACGAGCAATAACGTAA
- a CDS encoding YlaN family protein: protein MATGHQERAYELLKADADKILKLIEVQMENLTMPQCPLYEEVLDTQMFGLSREIDFAVRLNLVNEEAGKQLLESLEKQLTALHDASIKK, encoded by the coding sequence ATGGCAACAGGACATCAGGAAAGAGCATATGAGCTTTTAAAAGCAGATGCAGATAAAATCCTGAAATTAATTGAAGTTCAAATGGAAAACTTAACTATGCCGCAATGTCCCCTCTATGAGGAAGTGTTGGACACGCAAATGTTTGGTTTATCCCGTGAAATAGATTTTGCAGTTCGCCTCAATCTAGTAAATGAAGAGGCAGGTAAACAATTATTAGAATCACTTGAAAAGCAGCTTACTGCTTTGCACGATGCCTCAATAAAAAAATGA
- a CDS encoding peptidyl-prolyl cis-trans isomerase, protein MDFIVSLNGNVNYPLTLDPGVWIFDDRKKDLTTLFDFDQANESEQEKYLKDVSAHWDRELQEGAMPPSEQEKQQPKKTLKETLLTGSFAISLSYFIFNAQPKPGTEKVLITSADGDLEIPLDEAQKGYFAFSDNGKPLKEDGPVHFYFGDGRNKKNPLKNITAITLI, encoded by the coding sequence ATGGATTTTATTGTATCTCTAAACGGAAATGTCAATTACCCATTAACTTTAGATCCTGGAGTTTGGATATTTGATGATAGAAAGAAAGATTTGACTACTTTGTTTGATTTTGATCAAGCAAATGAAAGTGAACAAGAGAAATATTTGAAAGATGTTTCTGCCCATTGGGACAGAGAATTGCAAGAAGGAGCCATGCCCCCTTCTGAACAGGAAAAACAGCAGCCCAAAAAAACTTTAAAAGAAACACTGCTGACAGGTTCGTTTGCCATTTCACTTTCGTACTTTATTTTCAATGCACAGCCTAAGCCCGGTACAGAAAAAGTTTTGATTACTTCTGCCGATGGTGATCTTGAAATCCCTTTGGACGAAGCTCAAAAAGGATATTTTGCTTTTTCAGACAACGGTAAACCGCTAAAAGAAGATGGACCTGTACATTTTTATTTTGGCGATGGACGTAATAAGAAAAACCCTTTAAAAAACATTACGGCTATAACATTAATATAA